CTCAGCGGAATCCAGCAGCTTGCGGAACATCTCGATACCGGTAACGGTGGTCTTCTGGGACTTCTCCTTGATGCCCAGAATCTCCACCTCGTCGTTGACGTTCAGAACGCCGCGCTCAACACGACCGGTAGCAACGGTGCCGCGACCGGTAATGGTGAAGATGTCCTCAATCGGCATCAGGAACGGCTTGTCGGTCTCGCGGACCGGGTCCGGGATGTTGTCGTCACAAGCCTGCATGAGCTCGACGATGGACTCTGCCCACTTCTCGTCGCCCTCAAGAGCCTTCAGAGCGGAGATGTGAACAATCGGAGCCTCTTCGTCGTAGTCCTGCTCAGCCAGCAGCTCGCGAATCTCCATCTCGACGAGTTCGATGATCTCTTCATCGTCAACCATGTCGCACTTGTTCAGTGCAACGAGGATGTACGGAACGCCAACCTGGCGAGCCAGGAGAACGTGCTCACGGGTCTGCGGCATCGGACCGTCGGTAGCGGCGACAACCAGAATCGCGCCGTCCATCTGAGCAGCACCGGTGATCATGTTCTTGATGTAGTCGGCGTGGCCCGGAGCGTCGACGTGAGCGTAGTGACGCTTCTCGGTCTGGTACTCAACGTGCGAGACGTTGATGGTAATACCGCGCTCCCGCTCTTCCGGCGCCTTGTCAATAGCGTCGAAAGCGAACGACTGGTTCAGGTCCGGGTACTTGTCAGCCAGAACCTTGGTGATAGCGGCGGTAGTGGTGGTCTTACCGTGGTCAACGTGACCAATGGTACCGATGTTGACGTGCGGCTTCGTACGCTCGAACTTCGCCTTTGCCACTTTTAGTCCTCCTGGAGGTCTAGGTGGCCACGACTCTCGCAGCCACAATTTTGTGGTCACTCAATCCGCCTTCACAACATCAGAAGCTTTCAAGCTGTTCGCTTACGACTTCGGAACGTGCGCGCGCAAAAGAGCACTATTCTTTCACTGTGCCAGTTACTCGATACTAGGGCAGGATACTGGAGTTTTCCAAACCAGACCAACCCCCTAGTTAAGGGTGGGTAACGGCCAGCAACTCACATCGTCATTTACCTGCATAAATACTAGATATTTGAGTTGCGATCTAAAATCGCCCAACGATATGAATTGCGAGCAGCTACCCCAAGAGCTTGCCTGTGCTAACACGAGCCAAGAGTCTGGCGACATCTCAGCACAGTCAAATCTTAAGGGAATCTACTAAAAAGCTGCAGACCCTCGCACTGCACCGTCTAAAAAGAGTGACAGCGCAGTGCGCACAGAGATGGGGTCAGCCCTGATAGAGCGCCCCACCCTGCCGATGCAATTTAAGCGCCGGTGCGCGCTGCAATGATCTCCTCGGCCACGGAGGAAGGAACCTCAGCGTAGGAGTCGAAGATCATGGTGTAGTTAGCGCGACCCTGGGTCTTGGAACGCAGGTCACCAAC
The nucleotide sequence above comes from Corynebacterium amycolatum. Encoded proteins:
- the tuf gene encoding elongation factor Tu, with translation MAKAKFERTKPHVNIGTIGHVDHGKTTTTAAITKVLADKYPDLNQSFAFDAIDKAPEERERGITINVSHVEYQTEKRHYAHVDAPGHADYIKNMITGAAQMDGAILVVAATDGPMPQTREHVLLARQVGVPYILVALNKCDMVDDEEIIELVEMEIRELLAEQDYDEEAPIVHISALKALEGDEKWAESIVELMQACDDNIPDPVRETDKPFLMPIEDIFTITGRGTVATGRVERGVLNVNDEVEILGIKEKSQKTTVTGIEMFRKLLDSAEAGDNCGLLLRGTKREDIERGQIVAKPGAYTPHTEFEGSVYILSKDEGGRHTPFFNNYRPQFYFRTTDVTGVVSLPEGVEMVMPGDNVDMSVKLIQPVAMDEGLRFAIREGGRTVGAGRVTKIIK